From Scleropages formosus chromosome 25, fSclFor1.1, whole genome shotgun sequence, a single genomic window includes:
- the LOC108921339 gene encoding AN1-type zinc finger protein 5-like, translating to MAQETNQTQVPMLCTTGCGFYGNPRTSGMCSVCYKEHLQRQQVGGHSSPPGERAAAVPVPGDCSGDAVVPVGNPPEANQSGDAQTEDSKANSPSPVTQQMTAMSIAQDTGAVDSDQEVEQDKDAGDGEEGTSKALEEAEESTQEPSDGDQTPDKNKKRNRCFTCRKKVGLTGFDCRCGHLFCAVHRYSDKHECPFDYRGAAAARLRKENPIVVAEKIQKL from the exons ATGGCTCAGGAGACCAATCAGACACAAGTGCCGATGCTGTGCACTACGGGTTGTGGTTTCTATGGTAACCCACGCACCAGTGGCATGTGTTCAGTCTGCTACAAGGAACACCTGCAGAGACAACAAGTTGGCGGCCATAGCAGCCCTCCGGGTGAAAGAG CTGCTGCAGTACCAGTACCAGGGGACTGCTCTGGAGATGCCGTTGTCCCTGTCGGAAACCCACCTGAAGCCAACCAGAGCGGGGATGCCCAGACCGAGGACAGCAAGGccaa ttccccaagTCCGGTCACTCAGCAGATGACAGCCATGAGCATCGCCCAGGACACAGGAGCTGTGGACTCAGACCAGGAAGTGGAACAGGACAAGGATGCTGGTGATGGAGAGGAGGGAACATCAAAAGCCCTAG AGGAGGCTGAGGAGTCCACACAGGAGCCCTCTGATGGAGACCAGACTCCTGACAAGAACAAGAAGAGAAACCGTTGCTTCACCTGTCGCAAAAAAGTCGGTCTCACAG GTTTCGACTGCCGCTGTGGGCACCTGTTCTGTGCCGTCCACCGCTACTCCGACAAGCATGAGTGTCCTTTTGACTACCGTGGCGCGGCAGCCGCACGCCTGCGCAAGGAGAACCCCATCGTGGTGGCAGAGAAGATCCAGAAGCTGTGA